A region from the Brassica napus cultivar Da-Ae chromosome C8, Da-Ae, whole genome shotgun sequence genome encodes:
- the LOC106367825 gene encoding uncharacterized protein LOC106367825 isoform X1: MANSGFFFSDSRVFSIPDGFIYLRASPDTCHKRMMLRKRADEGGVSLKYLQDLHEKHESWLLPFESGNHRVLSFSKLSLQMDNSLHPDIKDRILTWKGIICILASRRSLLWFWTINQILTSREILKQRDNKFLLLLMSS, translated from the exons ATGGCTAATTCGGGGTTTTTTTTCTCCGATTCGAGGGTTTTTTCCATACCTGATGGGTTTATATACTTGAGGGCGAGTCCTGACACTTGCCACAAGCGGATGATGCTTAGGAAACGAGCGGATGAAGGTGGAGTGTCGCTGAAATATCTGCAGGATCTGCACGAGAAGCATGAGAGCTGGCTCCTACCGTTTGAGAGTGGAAACCACAGGGTGCTCTCTTTTAGTAAACTGTCTTTGCAGATGGATAACTCCCTCCATCCTGATATCAAGGACCGTATCCTTACTTGGAAGGGAATCATATGCATTCTAGCATCCAGAAG GTCCCTGCTTTGGTTTTGGACTATTAACCAAATATTGACTTCAAGAGAGATATTGAAGCAAAGAGACAATAAGTTCTTACTACTGTTAATGTCATCATAA
- the LOC106367825 gene encoding deoxycytidine kinase-like isoform X2, with product MVFSIPDGFIYLRASPDTCHKRMMLRKRADEGGVSLKYLQDLHEKHESWLLPFESGNHRVLSFSKLSLQMDNSLHPDIKDRILTWKGIICILASRRSLLWFWTINQILTSREILKQRDNKFLLLLMSS from the exons AT GGTTTTTTCCATACCTGATGGGTTTATATACTTGAGGGCGAGTCCTGACACTTGCCACAAGCGGATGATGCTTAGGAAACGAGCGGATGAAGGTGGAGTGTCGCTGAAATATCTGCAGGATCTGCACGAGAAGCATGAGAGCTGGCTCCTACCGTTTGAGAGTGGAAACCACAGGGTGCTCTCTTTTAGTAAACTGTCTTTGCAGATGGATAACTCCCTCCATCCTGATATCAAGGACCGTATCCTTACTTGGAAGGGAATCATATGCATTCTAGCATCCAGAAG GTCCCTGCTTTGGTTTTGGACTATTAACCAAATATTGACTTCAAGAGAGATATTGAAGCAAAGAGACAATAAGTTCTTACTACTGTTAATGTCATCATAA